One window of the Helicoverpa zea isolate HzStark_Cry1AcR chromosome 7, ilHelZeax1.1, whole genome shotgun sequence genome contains the following:
- the LOC124631956 gene encoding cytochrome P450 6B7-like → MLQLPLILCGLVLLLTWYLIGRHNENYWKARGVKFYSKNKVIGPFWDYVFSRGAMFEKFGELYKAYRNEPVVAIGQILTPSLFVIDAKNVQHVLSSDFQSFNHRGLDSVEGDQLTESITLLNGPKWKLMRKTMTPLFTSSKLKNMYYIMDKCAQDFVTYLKRDPKLWKGNFFESAMLYCNAAVCAAIFGIGEQSTFDSPFLKFAKDVSISSFKNNMKITFFTLAPKLFRMLGVKVFKEHEDFFVGAIGQVIKKREEENVKRHDFADLCVQLQKNGTLKDQATGYELEPTTGLLSAQAFFFFTAGVEPAADGIFATFALLSQHPEILQKVHQEIDEYFEKYDGKITYDVVCDMEYVDKVLSESLRMFPPIGYLSRQCVQDTVLPVGNVKVAKGTKLFTPIYEIHHDPKYYPDPEVFDPERFSKERRPNDDLYMPFGMGNRTCIGARYSKLQLLAAIVHVLRSFTLKPIPESQQKKVTFLRHALGVRIGNVKVELIPRDIK, encoded by the coding sequence atGTTACAACTACCCCTAATTTTATGTGGATTAGTTCTCTTACTAACGTGGTACCTGATCGGTAGACATAATGAAAACTATTGGAAGGCACGTGGCGTGAAGTTCTATAGCAAGAACAAAGTGATTGGACCATTTTGGGACTACGTTTTTAGTAGAGGAGCAATGTTCGAAAAATTTGGTGAACTATACAAAGCGTATAGAAATGAGCCGGTTGTAGCCATTGGGCAAATCCTGACACCTTCATTGTTCGTCATAGATGCCAAGAACGTGCAACATGTTTTGTCCTCAGACTTTCAATCTTTCAATCATAGAGGACTTGATAGTGTGGAGGGTGACCAACTGACTGAGTCCATAACCCTACTAAATGGACCCAAGTGGAAGTTAATGCGAAAAACCATGACTCCATTATTCACATCAAGCAAATTGAAGAACATGTATTACATTATGGACAAATGTGCGCAAGACTTCGTGACTTATTTAAAACGTGACCCCAAACTATGGAAAGGCAATTTCTTTGAATCTGCCATGCTTTACTGCAATGCTGCCGTTTGTGCTGCTATTTTTGGAATCGGAGAACAATCAACATTTGATTCCCCGTTTCTGAAGTTCGCTAAAGATGTGTCGATTTCATCTTTCAAGAATAATATGAAGATCACATTCTTTACCCTTGCCCCGAAGCTATTTAGGATGTTAGGTGTGAAGGTGTTTAAGGAGCATGAGGACTTTTTCGTTGGAGCGATAGGTCAAGTTATTAAAAAGAGAGAAGAAGAGAACGTAAAGAGGCATGATTTCGCTGATTTATGTGTTCAACTGCAGAAGAATGGTACTCTGAAGGATCAAGCGACGGGTTATGAGTTGGAGCCTACGACTGGCTTGTTGTCCGCGCAGGCATTCTTCTTCTTCACGGCGGGTGTGGAACCGGCTGCCGACGGCATTTTTGCAACATTCGCTTTACTCAGTCAGCACCCAGAAATTTTACAAAAAGTTCACCAAGAAATTGACGAATATTTCGAAAAATACGACGGTAAAATAACATACGACGTTGTTTGTGACATGGAGTATGTAGATAAAGTGCTTAGTGAGTCGCTAAGAATGTTCCCTCCGATTGGTTATTTGAGTAGACAGTGCGTCCAAGACACTGTGCTGCCAGTTGGCAATGTTAAAGTAGCTAAGGGAACAAAACTGTTCACACCTATTTACGAAATACATCATGATCCCAAATATTATCCGGACCCTGAAGTGTTTGACCCGGAACGATTCTCTAAGGAGAGGAGACCCAACGATGATCTTTATATGCCATTTGGAATGGGAAACAGGACATGCATAGGAGCCAGGTATTCTAAATTGCAACTTTTGGCTGCTATAGTTCATGTTCTTAGATCATTTACTCTGAAACCTATCCCAGAAAGCCAGCAGAAGAAAGTCACATTCCTCCGACATGCTCTTGGTGTAAGAATAGGAAATGTAAAAGTGGAGCTTATTCCCAGAGATATAAAATAA